The genomic stretch TTATTCTTTGGAAGGTGTGGAGAGGATGCAGATGCTGATCAGGGACCTGCTTGCCTATTCGCAGGTCGGGGAAAAAGGAAAAAGATTCACACGTACCAGCGCCTCCGAAGCGCTTGAGACAGCTATCCACAACCTCCATTCAGCTCTCGGGGAGAGCAATGCAAAGGTGACCTATGACCTGCTTCCGACTGTCATGGCCGACGCCTCACAACTGAGCAGACTGTTCCAGAACCTCATCGGCAACGCCCTCAAATTCAGGAGCAGGGAAAGGCCGGAAATCCATATCTCAGCAGAAAGAAAGCCGAATGAATGGGTATTTTCCGTGCGTGACAACGGGATCGGGATAGCACCGAAAAACCTTGACCGCATATTCATCGTTTTCCAGCGCCTGCACAGCAGGGAGGAATATGAAGGCACCGGCATCGGACTTGCCATCTGCAAAAGGATCGTCGAGCGCCATGGTGGCCGAATATGGGCAGAGTCAGAGCCGGGAAACGGTTCGGTTTTCTTCTTCTCCATCCCGGCACACTGAGCCGGGGCCGGGATCAACTGGTTGATATACTTCCCTCAAAGGCGGCGCGAGGCTGCTCCGCATATCCTCCAGCCTCCTCCTTTACCGCATAACCGCAGTCTCCGGTCTCCGGTAAACTGCGTTATCCCGACCCCTCTCACACATAAAAGGCATCTCTCATAGAACGCCTTTAATGAAAAGACTTGCTGTATTGATAACAGATCTATTTCTTGCCGAGGATGGCGTCTTTTGCAGCCTTCGCGACCCTGAATTTCACTACCTTCTTGGCGGGAATCTTGATAGCCTCGCCAGTCTGGGGGTTTCTTCCCTTACGGGCCTTGCGCTGGACAAGCACTACTTTCCCGATGCCGGGAAGAGTGAAAGAATTCTTGGCCTCCTT from Nitrospirota bacterium encodes the following:
- a CDS encoding HU family DNA-binding protein, with the protein product MAKPMTKSQIADHIAKKADIKKVQAVMILDEIAKLAYKEAKNSFTLPGIGKVVLVQRKARKGRNPQTGEAIKIPAKKVVKFRVAKAAKDAILGKK